A genomic segment from Sorangium aterium encodes:
- a CDS encoding alanyl-tRNA editing protein: MESSTKKVYLERADATGNVVVTELIAGESLIVRVAETWFHPQGGGQKSDRGTIGPARVLHVAHNGGMVDHFVDSLAGLSVGGTYGFAVDSAWRTLNSVYHSSGHLIAGVLESLQHGLTAVAGHQWPGEARVEFEGPAEASGFDGLATELSTRLRELLSKSIEVKVTGDPYSSREIQIGDFPPIPCGGTHVRALSEISVIRVLSIKRKGNRVRVAYDALPP; encoded by the coding sequence ATGGAATCTAGTACAAAAAAGGTCTATCTAGAGCGGGCCGATGCGACGGGGAATGTTGTCGTGACCGAGCTCATCGCAGGTGAGAGCCTCATCGTCCGAGTGGCTGAGACCTGGTTCCACCCTCAGGGCGGTGGTCAAAAGTCCGATCGAGGGACCATCGGTCCGGCTCGCGTGCTGCATGTGGCTCACAATGGCGGCATGGTGGACCACTTCGTGGACTCGCTCGCGGGCCTGTCCGTCGGAGGAACCTACGGTTTCGCAGTCGACTCCGCCTGGCGAACGCTGAATTCTGTCTACCATTCGTCCGGGCACCTGATCGCCGGGGTGCTGGAGAGCCTTCAGCATGGATTGACCGCCGTGGCCGGTCATCAGTGGCCAGGAGAAGCGCGCGTCGAGTTCGAGGGGCCGGCGGAAGCTTCCGGCTTTGATGGGCTTGCTACAGAGCTGTCGACACGCTTGAGAGAGCTCCTCTCAAAATCCATCGAGGTCAAGGTGACGGGTGACCCGTACAGCTCGCGAGAGATCCAGATAGGGGACTTCCCTCCGATACCTTGCGGCGGAACCCACGTGCGAGCTCTGTCCGAGATCTCCGTTATACGAGTCCTGAGCATCAAGAGGAAAGGGAACCGTGTTCGCGTGGCTTACGACGCGCTACCTCCCTGA